TTCCAGCCCAACAAACGCAATCCGCGATCCCCGGATGCCGCCGCATCCAGCCGACGCTGTGCTTCGTTCAACAGACGATCCGCCGCGTCGACCTGATTGGGCTTGAAGAACAGATTTTGGGTCAACGCCAGATCCACCGCACGGATCAGCACCGACACGTGGGGCCGCCAATCCACATCGGATGATTCGGCGTCTGCCGCTCGGTCGCCGGCAGACTGTGTTTTGGACAGCCGTGACCGAAGACTCTGGGCGCGTGACGCCAATGAATCACGCCGCGCCGGATCGATCGCGATCCCGGCCGGCGGCAACGATTTGTAGGTCGGCTTTTTGGTGGTGGATGACGCTTTGTCTTGGGCGTTGCCAACAGTGGCGGCCAGCAGCATCACCACGCAGGACAAACACCAGGCCAAGGGTGGCATCTGTGGCCGAATCTGGCAGCACTTCATCATCAGTCGTCTTTCGCCAATCGCAGGACATCGGGCAATTCGATCGCACCATCGTAAAGCGCCCGGCCGACGATCGCCGCCGGCATCCCCAATTCAGTCAGCCGTGACACGTCGTCCAGCGTGGTCACGCCGCCGCTGGCAACCAGCGGAATGTCGGTCGCCTCGGCCATGGCGACCAGTCCGTCAAAGTTGGGCCCCTGCATCATGCCGTCGCGGGCGATATCGGTGTAAATGATCGCCGCGATGTTGGCGGTGCGGCCACGCAGATCTTTGGCCAAGTCGATCGCCGGCGTGCTGCTGGTTTCCAACCAACCGTCGGTTGCCACCATGCCGTCGCGGGCATCGATTCCGGCCGCCAAACGTCCCGGAAACCGGTCACACGCACCGGCAAACCAGTCGGGTTTCTTCAGCGCCGCCGATCCGACGACCAAACGGCTGACACCGATTGCCATCAAGGCATCGATCGCCTGGTCGTCTCGCACGCCACCACCCATCTGACACGGCAACCCGGTTTCGCGAATGATCCGAGAAACGGCGTCACGATTGGCGGTCGGGTCATCGCCGCGGGCGGCATCCAAGTCGACCAGGTGTAAGCGTCGTGCCCCCAGTTCTTTCCAGCGGAGTGCGAATTCGACGGGATCGTCGCCGAACACGGTTTGACGGTCATAGTCACCCTGGCGAAGCCGCACGGGCTTGCCATGACGCAAATCGATGGCGGGCCAAATTTCCAAGGGATTCACTCGTTTGCTGTCGATATGGATCGCGTTGGGCCCGTCGGACCGACCTGACATCTG
The Crateriforma spongiae DNA segment above includes these coding regions:
- the hisA gene encoding 1-(5-phosphoribosyl)-5-[(5-phosphoribosylamino)methylideneamino]imidazole-4-carboxamide isomerase; this translates as MEIWPAIDLRHGKPVRLRQGDYDRQTVFGDDPVEFALRWKELGARRLHLVDLDAARGDDPTANRDAVSRIIRETGLPCQMGGGVRDDQAIDALMAIGVSRLVVGSAALKKPDWFAGACDRFPGRLAAGIDARDGMVATDGWLETSSTPAIDLAKDLRGRTANIAAIIYTDIARDGMMQGPNFDGLVAMAEATDIPLVASGGVTTLDDVSRLTELGMPAAIVGRALYDGAIELPDVLRLAKDD